AAAATGACCCTCAAACACCACAACAAACCTATCTGTAACAGCCCTATAAACAAAGTCATTTACAAGTAAATCTATCCTCATCCTTGGTGACATACCAAATACAGTAGCCAATCTGAAACTTATACTATTACCTCTTTCAAGAACTATGGATTCTGCCTCCATCTTTGTTTTGCCGTATAGTGTTATGGGATTAATGGGTGTTTCCTCTGTGCAATAAATACCCTTCTGACCTATACCATAGCCACTGTTGGTTGTTGGAAGGATAATCTTCTGTTCTTTTGAGGCAATTTTAGCTATGAGTGCAATAGCATCTCTGTTTGTTGTTACAGCACCTATTTTATCCCTATTGCATAAAGGAGCCCCAACAAGGGCAGCCAGAGGGATTATAAAATCAGCATCTTTTATGAGAGGTTTGATTGTATTGGCATCCCTTACATCTCCTCTTACAACATGAAAATCTTCTTCAGCACAACAATCAAGAAGAGCGTTCTGTCTATACATAAAATTATCAAGCACCACGACCTTATAGCCCATTTTTAATAAGGTAGGCACCAGTATTGAGCCGATATAGCCTGCTCCACCAGTTATAAATACCTTCTGTTTTTTATGTGCCACTGTTCCATATCTCCTTTAAATGAAATAAATCTTTTATATTTATAGGCTACCGCCACTGGATCTAAAAATCTCCTTGTTTAGAAAGATTAATAATTAAAATAGCTACTGTCAAAGCCTTAAAAAAACATTTTAGTATACGATTTTTCTCTTTATAAAAAAAGGGTTAATGGCCAAAAAGCTTGAGACCAAACATATTTTATATTTTTGATTTATAAAAATTTGCTCTATTTCTTAAATAGTTGATAAAAACCTCTCTATTCACATACTCTCTTGCACGGGGATCTGAAATTATAAATACGCCTTTTTCAGCATCGTTCAAGTTTTCCTGCGCTACCATCAATGCCATATCTTTTCTACCTTCTCTGAAAAAAATATCTGCCTTTAGGTCTCGTGCCATATAAACATAAAATCCATTAAGATTACCTGATTTTCTATATCTATCTTTATATGATTCTATATAATCAATCATCTGTTTTGTTTTTATCAATTCGCCATTTTGATAATAAAATTGTGCCAATTGATACCTATAGAATCCTGAAGAAGGATAATAAAAGAGCGCCTTTTTAAAATATTCTTCTGCTTTATATGTATCACCTAATGTGCTATAGCCCTTTCCCATAATATAGAAAAGATCAGAATCCTTGTCTTTTTTTTCTTCAACCTTTTTTAGATAATAAATTATGCCTCCTTTTATCTTTTCTCTAATCTGGATATCTTTTTCATTTTTCAGAGAATTAATCAATATATTTATAGCACTAATGTAACCTTCATTATTAAGAGGCATATCTTCAATGGCGCATTTGTATGATTTGAATGCATCTGTCCAGAATCCATTCTCCTCGAATACCTTACCGTCTTCTATGGTCTTTTTGGACATATCTGATTTAGCGGTAAAATAAAAAGAAAGGCATAACATAATAGCAAAGCAAAAAAGCAGGATTAAAGCATGCTCTCGGCTTAGCATAACCTTTTTATCGCCATTTTCTTTATTCCATATAAAAAATATTGAAGAAAGGAGAAAAAAAGTAATTACATAGGCTGGGGTCTCAAAAGTTACGTTGGAGAGGGCAAAAAACAATCCAACCATACAAGAAATAAAAATAAATTTATAAAAATCGTCTTTCAGCTTTTTAAAATTGAAAAAAATACCTATGACATACAAAATAAAGCTTAATGCCCCAAATAAACCGAGTTCAACCCATGCCTTAAGCAATATATTATGGGCATATTTGGTATAAAAGTCACCGTCGTAATGTTTTCTATAGGCATATTCAAAAGTCCCTGCCCCATAACCAAAAAGAGGCCTCTCAGCAATTGCAGGTGTAGATTTTTTCCAGGACTCTGTTCTATAATTAAGTGTTTTAATATCGCTACCGACCTTTTTTAATTTTTTTTTCATCTCATAATTATACTGTGCTTCAGGGTCAGATATATCTATATCCTTCTTTCCACTTATATA
This is a stretch of genomic DNA from Syntrophorhabdaceae bacterium. It encodes these proteins:
- a CDS encoding NAD-dependent epimerase/dehydratase, translating into MAHKKQKVFITGGAGYIGSILVPTLLKMGYKVVVLDNFMYRQNALLDCCAEEDFHVVRGDVRDANTIKPLIKDADFIIPLAALVGAPLCNRDKIGAVTTNRDAIALIAKIASKEQKIILPTTNSGYGIGQKGIYCTEETPINPITLYGKTKMEAESIVLERGNSISFRLATVFGMSPRMRIDLLVNDFVYRAVTDRFVVVFEGHFKRNYIHIRDVVRAFIHAMNNFESMKNEIFNVGLSDANLSKLELCAKIKEHITDFVYLEAPIGEDPDKRDYIVSNEKIERTGFKPIYSLDMGIKELIKGYKIITNNRYGNI
- a CDS encoding O-antigen ligase family protein; the protein is MKKRYIKDLSLSRIIPPLAFFLIPFLGGNHLTLFYITIDRFWIETTFSMLLVISVLMIFYEEHKRNKSILNSANGLNTLAIFISPFIFFNLLSLVYTWNLYNSLIEINSIAWMMASIFIFYLYKEKEILIKALVVSMTLVVFIMVFQFLFLFPSLKVIFTEGKEAFFLSKKNVPFASFLNESTLAGYFLFFIPLTIYYGLIKKSIFFKVTSIIIIFGLFFTISRMGIFIGFLTLLIIGFILLKKRDYGSIMFLILITVISIGIFITFFYISGKKDIDISDPEAQYNYEMKKKLKKVGSDIKTLNYRTESWKKSTPAIAERPLFGYGAGTFEYAYRKHYDGDFYTKYAHNILLKAWVELGLFGALSFILYVIGIFFNFKKLKDDFYKFIFISCMVGLFFALSNVTFETPAYVITFFLLSSIFFIWNKENGDKKVMLSREHALILLFCFAIMLCLSFYFTAKSDMSKKTIEDGKVFEENGFWTDAFKSYKCAIEDMPLNNEGYISAINILINSLKNEKDIQIREKIKGGIIYYLKKVEEKKDKDSDLFYIMGKGYSTLGDTYKAEEYFKKALFYYPSSGFYRYQLAQFYYQNGELIKTKQMIDYIESYKDRYRKSGNLNGFYVYMARDLKADIFFREGRKDMALMVAQENLNDAEKGVFIISDPRAREYVNREVFINYLRNRANFYKSKI